CTTCCCACCCTAAAAtgagaggggaagaaaggggtATTAATAGTGCCCATTGGGGGAAATCCTGTTTCCTCCCTCCATTTCTCAAGGGAGCAGTGgaaggaaaatggggagggggggaacaatgACAAAGGCACAATGTTTAAATGTCACTGTTACCCCCAAAGACACTCTAGgagagtggttctcaacctgggggtcgggacccctttgcatgtcgaacgaccctttcacaggggtcgtggcagggcgagcagcttggctgggtgggggacaccatcacacaacagccttgcggggcagattgagatagagtgtacGTCTttctagagcagcggaaaagagcgggatcagcatggtgggacaagaggcagaactgaactgagaaaccccggaaagaaaccaatttatatacaatcatgaacaatggatcttcacacccttggtcagtttcagtttaatttctgggaaagaacacttgcgtaattttatggttggggtcaccacaatatgaggaactgtgttaaagggtcgtggcattaggaaggttgagaaccactgatttaggagCTGATCAAATCTCAATGGTGTTTACCAGTGTTTGTGGGACACTTAAGACTGTGTGTGGGCATGCACGCAGTGACAtcacacctggaagtgacatcagtgcatCAGTGATGCTTTCCCCACTCAGGCCCTGCCCCCAAACAGCCACCAGGAGCACAGAAATTATATCCCCTGTCGGAAAGGGTCACATGAGGATAGCCGTGAGGGATCTACATTCTGATTCAGGGCAGTTCCGGCTGCATTTACTGCCTGCAATGAGAATCTCTGCCATATTGCTATCCTTGGCAGCATCTCCACCGAAGAGGGGAACCTGAGCagacagtaaaaggtaaaggtatcccctgtgcaagcaccgagtcatgtctgacccttggggtgacgccctctagtgttttcatggcagactcaatacggggtggtttgccagtgccttccccagtcatgaccgtttaccccccagcagcaagctgggtactcattttaccgacctcgtaaggatggaaggctgagtcaaccttgagctggctgctgggatcgaactcccaacctcatgggcaaagctttcaggcggctgccttaccactctgcgccacaagagcagACAGTACATCTGAGCAATACCCGGGGGGGTCTTGGTTACCAGGTAGAAGTACGGTAGCCAGCCTCCGCCCTATGGTTCCCTCTGCTCCCAGAGCCATACGTACGGAGAATAGGGGTGAGTACGGGGGGCGATGGTGCGTTGCGTTCCCGTCTGCAGTACGTCTTGAGGAGTCATCATTACGTAGAACTGGCCTAAGGAGGAACCAAGCAGAGGAAGGGCCCGTGTTAACGCGGGAAGTCCGAACAAGCTAGGGCGCAAGGAAAACCTTGCCTGCGGGAAGTAGAAACTTCATGTGGGGGACCACTAGGGGCTACAAGGTGCCAATAGGTAGATCTGCACACATGCTGCGATTCTACAAAAGTGCGCCAAATGGGTTTATGCTTCTTGTGGATCACTGTTTCTGATTTCCAGATGGAAGAATGAGCAAGTTCTCACAACTTCTGAGACCTCCTTGTATAGCAGCTTGCAATTCTGCAGGGCAAGGAGAAGGCTGAATGCCCTTTCTTGTCGAAAGGAGGGCAACAGATATGCACATTTCGCAACCTTACGGCTGACATGATTCAAATTGCCAACGAGCAATGAGACAACCCTGCAAAATTATACTCAAGAAAGTAAAAGCTTATGTATATACGTGCAGAATTCAGCATTCATAACTATGGGTAtcaacattattattttattattatatttacattagatttctagcccaccactcccaatggctcccatatataaaaaccccaataaaatatccCAATAAAATTACACTAAGACCAAACTACAACAATCTCAATATGTCCAGAAGCAGCagactaaatgggggggggggggcgtggggggggcgTGGGGACGATGACCATAACCCGCCTAAGAATAACTAAGAATAACATAAACCATGTGAGGACATGCTAGAGAGAACAACGGAAGATGCACTggacatatagaatcatagagttggaaggggactcctgggtcatctagtccaaccccctgcatgatgcaggacactcacaaccctatcgctcatccactgtaacctgccacccccttgaaaacACATCGCGCTTCCTACCTCCGGCTTGGGCTAGTGACTGATCCGTCGTCTGCACCGACACTGCCGTGGCGTCCCCCACCGTCGAGGCCGGGAAGTAAGCGAATCGGGCCTCCCCGCTGACGGCGTCTGTTGCCGGGCTTCCGCCATTGCTGAACGGGTTCTGGATCACGGCCTAGAAAACAGCACAAGGAGGCTCAAGCATGTGGGGTCGGGGTCTGATCGCCAGGGCCAGGGAGGGAACGGAAGCTGCTGGGGTTGCAAACAGAGGCTGCTGGCAGAGAGGAGGCCGGATTCCGTAACATTTCCCAGCAGCCTTGCAATGAAGATGCTCCGAGAGCACACTGCCCCCCTGTGGTTAAAATGGGAAACCTTGCCGGATCGAATGTGAAAAATGCAGTCATTTggaacttatttttaaaattcatttatgctccacttttctccccagcgggactggggcagcttacatcattttcaTCTTCGCCATTTTATTCTCCAAACAACGCTCtgaagtgaggctgaaagagtggGATTCGCCTGCATTACAGTCTCCCgacaagcttccatggccaagTAGGGGTTTGAACCTGCGGCCCCCCCTCAGATCCTGGCCCGACACGTCAACCACGAGAATACACTGGCTCCCTCAATGCTGACATGGAATTAAACAGCTGCTTATCCAGCCCCCTTTTAATCCACAACTAGCCAAAGGGAGGAATTGTTTCTCATCCACatgaaataagatttttttttctttaagaaggTCTTCTCTGAAAAAGGGAGGGCCTGTTAATATTTTCTGTTTCCCAGGCCTGTTACAAGACGGCTACCACAGGCAATCTCTTGCAAATTGTTGAGGCACTAATTAATCACAGCCTAGCTCATTAAAACTGCCCCAtgtgcaaccggctgggtgagcttgggcccagtcatggttctcttagccctctctcagccccacttttctcacggggtgtctgttgtgaagagagatagggaaagcaattgtaaggcactttgagaagccttcaggtagtaaaaagtggggtaccaaaaacagttctttattatttattgtttttaacgtTTTTAAAGCCTACATTTTATCGATGTAAATGGATGTAGTACACTGCCCCGAACCGCATGGGagggcataataataataataataataataataataataataataataataataataataataataataataataataataatggatgtAGTACACTGCCCTGAACCGCATGggagggaataataataataataataataataataataataataataataataataataataataataataataataataataataataataataccatccTTATTTTACCGTTTGAGATGGCTCTGTCTCTACTCTGGCTGTGTCTGCCAGGAGACATCTTTGTTGGCAGACTACTCTTTAAAAAAAGCCAGTTGTGACTATTTTGGCACAGGCCTGAACAGAATCTGCCAGTTCACGCTGGAGCAAACCACAAGCCAATAGATTGAGTGTGCACAGCCAGGAATCCAGGGCTGCAGAGTTTGCATTTCAGGGAACCTTTGCCAGCTGGAAATGAGGCAGCTGGTCCTTCTGGGTTCACAGAAAAAAGCAGGCGTAACAACaaaagaagctccagaagccacATGATATCCAAGGATCCTCTAATTCAGTCCTCTCATTGGCTCTTTGGGGTCACATGAAGAGAAAGGCTTCCACCAGAAACGGAGAGACTAACTGGAGACCTCAAAATCTGAATTCAACGCTGGCTGAAGGCAAACTTTGCGTTCTACCGCCATTCTCTTTCCAGGGATTTCAAAACTTGTGCAAGTTTTTCCAGGGCAAGGTTCAAATGACCTcacggtggggtgggggagagagaggagagggcatGAGAGCACTGCATAAGCAGAAGCCAGTAACCACATCCTGGTGGCGTAGTTCTCCGAGGGATACCACCAATTCACAACCTGAAAGCTAAAAATAAAACACTCCGCAGGTAGCGGAATAGAAACCTCAGCGGCGTGACAGCCGAAATGATGGAGCAGTGAGAACTCCAAATCCCCACATTGTCACAAAGCTCTCAAGGTGATCTTGGGCCCTCTCTACCAAGGGATGGGCTTTCTCAGTACGGCTGAAGACTCTACCTAGGAAGTGGCACCAAATTCCGGGGCCAAGAAGCCACCCCCTTACCTGGGCAACAGCCTGTTGGCCGCTGGTGAACGCCGCGGTCGAGACCACGCTGACGGCCCCCGTtgcgtccgtctgtccgtccagcTGACTGTCCGTCACCTGGACTACTCTGTATGTTACCTGGGGGAGAAGAGGCACAGAAGAGTCActcttggccagggggggggggagagatgttttTCTTGGTTGGTAATGCCTGTCTGGAaggaacaggagggggggggtgctaaTAGAAAACATGAAAATGAAATTGCTGATGTTCAAGGAAAACACGCGCTCTAAAAGACACAACCCTGATTGGAAACCTTACCAAAAAAATCCACACATGCGCTTAAAAAcaccacacaaaaacacacacgctTGGAAACAAAAACCCACTAGTCCGCCAATCAGTGCCTTTTTGGAAGAGAATTAAAAAGTGACTGGTATTCATATTTATAAAGACTGCTGCTGAAGACCACCAATTCCACAGAGAGACCTGGAAGCGGCTGGCCCACAACCTTTCTACATGCAGGGAGTTTTTGGGGGACACGTGTGCCATCACATGACAGTGCCGCTGGTCAAATTGCAAAAGAGTGCAGTCCACAAACAAGCCCCTAAGCCTCAACGCACAGCCCATGGGCACTTTGGGACCTTCCCTGGCACCCGCCAAGAAAACAAGGGTGGCATTTGCCCAGCGAGGCTCCCGATTGGCCTCTGGAGGTCTGAATGGCTGTGCAGTTTTTTAAGAACGCTGCTTTGGCAGCATCGGCCACCGTGACACAAGCTTCTTCATAGTgtggggaagccattttgtggctgccctcACCAagcagtgtcagaattccaaaaatggCCGCAGGCACACAAAGGCTGGGGACCCTTGCTCTATGCCAGGGTTCACTCAGAGGGGAGCTGGCCAGAGGGCACCATTGTATACCCCAGGCCCTTTCCTCTCTCATCCGCCTCAAGCCGCAATGGCAGGCCCAATCCTTCCTCAAAGTTACCTGTCCTCCATTGTTCTCTGTGCGGAACTGGTATTGGATATTATGGTCTGTGAAGGCCGCTTGCTGGACGCTGGCGATAGCCACTGCAGTCTGCTCATCCGCGTTCGTGCCGTCTCCTGGGAAAAGCAGGGACATCCGATTACCTATAACGGGCatcagaggtgggggtgggagcgaCATCTGGAACTCTGCTGGGTCCAAGAGATGGCCTGGCTtatgggagtgggggagggggtgagggtcAGAACAGGGGAATGAGGGTGGGCTAGAACCGAGCTCCATGAAGCCTGCCATTATTGGCCTCTGCACATGAGTGGTCCTTTTGGGATTTAAGGGGGACGGATTGCACAATCTCGAACTCATGACAAATTCACGTTGCATGTGATGCAAAGTTGTGGGAGACCATGGCATCCCTACAGAGGACCAGGAAGCCGGTGTCGTTCCCCCAGCTAGCCTATGTCTCCCACAATGCACTACTATCACTTCCTCAATTCATCTGGCCCTAAACTTACCTCTTCCAGTATACCTATCTGTATCATAAATAAAGCCGGACAgaaatggtgggaggagttgggactcattgcctacttGATTGGCTGTCCGTCCAACGAacgaccaatcaggtaggctgtgccACCCGATTGACCGCCCATCCAACGAACAGCCAATCAGataagctgtcccacccctggccacatccccgTCCACTGTCAGCCCGCTTCACTTGACTGCCTGAGAGGGATAAGGCAGCCAGCAAGTGCGAAGTGGAAGGACGGGGGTGGGACTAGAACTGCAGCCGGTACCAGGGTTTGTGAGGGAAGGGAGCCAAAACTTGGCCTTGTTGGAGCATGGGGGGTGGGTAGGGTGGGGAAGGCCACAACCCTTGCCAGCAATCTCCCCTGGGACCTTTGAtgggcctgcggggggggggagtaggcagtgctcccccctgccccgggTAGGcagtgctcccccctgccccgagAAGGTCCACCGTGGCCTCTTCAGGCTTTGGCAGGCCTAcccggggtgggagggggggggaaggcaggaggcaaGTCCCCAGCAGTGCTCCCCACCGCCCCAAGAAGGACCGACGTGGCTTCTCCGGGTCTCTGCAGGCCTGCCCAGGGCAGGGGGAGACAAGGCTAGCGCTTGTTGTATTTTAAATGACAAGAGGCTATTTTGCTAGTGAGGATACACTTGCCAAAAGTTGTTCCTGCCtcgattgccaacctccaggttggaaatTAAGAAACAATCCCGTgtaaggcaaaaagaaaaagaagaaaaaaatctccaagtattagCAGCAAGCTTCTTTACTTACTgactgaatatatatattttcttaagTGCTTTCTTAAAATAGAAAGATGTCTTATTGAGAGAAAGGAAAATTCAGCTCTTTGGCGTGGCAAGTCAATAATGCACTTCTGATGAAAGAATTGAAAATAAGAGTATCCGTTCGCTATTTCAGTGCTTATTTCCCCCCCAATTGTCTCATCTTTGTCTTATCAAGTACCACGCACATTTTCTACGCACTCTGTGAAGTTTCCTTTGTTAAGCAATTGTCATCATTACGGTGAAGTTTTGTTTTCAAGTACTTTGTGATGAACCCCTGTTCTATTTTGATGAAACTACTTGATATGCAGCTACTCAGTAAAGAAGCTTTCTGCTAGTACTTTGAGAAACAAATATTGAGCTTTTGCCTTACACTGGATTGTTTCTTAATTTCCTTTTGACCGTGGGGCCAACTTTCTATAGCACCTCCAACGGGGGATTGGGGCTGAAGATCTCCCGGAATCACACCTGATCCTCAAAGaagatgaaatggctgctttggaaggtagattctatgacacaaggtccctcccctcccagggaaTCACTTCCCAAATGTCAAGGAATTCCCCATCCCCGGGGAGACAACCCTActcttgaagaagaggaagaagagtcggttcttatatgccgcttttctctgcccgaaggaggctccaattggcttacattcgccttccctttcctctccccacaacagattccctgtgagggaggggaggctgagagagccctgatattactgaagaagaagaagagttggttcttatatgccacttttctctacccgaaggagtctcagaggggcttacattcaccttccctttcctctccccacaacaaacaccctgtgagggtggtgaggctgagagagccctgatattactgaagaagaagaagagttggttcttatatgccacttttctctacccgaaggagtctcagaggggcttacattcgccttccctttcttctccccacaacagacaccctgtgaggtgggtgaggctgagagaaccctgatattactgctcggtcagaagaattttatcagtgctgtggtgagcccaaggtcacccagctggctgcatgtggagaagtggaaacCAAACTCAGTTGTCTGAATTAGAATCCATAGCTCTTTAACTAcgccaccacactggctctctacaaGATGAACAGTATTTTGCATGGGATGGGACCGCCACTCTGGAAGGGGCGTGTGGGGATTGTGATGCCCGCTGCGGTCCGGGCAGATGTAGGCCCAGAGGGGTCCTGTCGGAAGAAGACTAAACGCTCACCTTTTTCCCATAATACAGACATTTCGCATGTCTTATATTATTGGGTGGGTtctgggccagccctggacccctcctcaccttcttgcagctcgactccctcctctccttcttgAGGTTTTTCGTGGCTGTAAACAGACAAACAagaaatggggtggggaggggaaagagacaaGTCACTTAAAAACCTGAGAAAGAATCTGTGTTGGTTGAGCCCCTTCCTATGctttaaagttatttatttttaaatttattgactACCACTTTTGGACCAATCTGACTCGTGGCGGTTTACGGtaaaaacactgataaaattACAGCATTCCCAAGCAGCATTATCCCATTTTACTCCCTCCTCCCTTACTGGTCCAGCACAGGCTGATGGTCCTTCCTCTGCATCCATTGCTGATCAGCCTTGGggtagggatgggggtggggggcttcctgCCCTACATGTTCAGGGCATCTTGAGGAGACACCCCAGATTTTCCacaacctgacctcaaccaaatacctggtggaagagctccatcttgcaagctcttcagaactgtgatagctccatcagggccctcagctctactgggagctcattccaccaggtcgggtccAGGATCCAAAAAGCCCTggaccaggttgaggccaggcacacctcccgtggCCTGAGAACCATCAACAGATTCAAACTCACAGAGGGAAGAgccttgtggggggcataaggagacaggctgttcctcagatatgcaggacccagactacagatggccttaaaaggttaatcccaaaatcttgaacttgctCCAGAATgcaaccaacgcagctgcctcagcgcaaGCTGGATACGGGCCCTGCAAGATGACCTggcgaggaccctagcagctgtattttgcaccaactgtaatttccgggtcaaggacaagggaaggcccgcatagagcgagttacaggagTCTAGTCTGTAACTGAaggttgcgtggatcactgtggtcaggtgttccagagacaggtagggtgctagtatcctggcttggcacagatggaaaaatgccacctgggctactctggtgatcCATAGATAGAGAGGTgttgaagatcacccccaaattcatgGTGGTTGGTACAGCCTCCAGCTGCACCCCAcccagggaggggaggcgcacttcctggtcctgcccccttctagctggccacaggacctccatcttggagggactGTCAgccaactctgcctgagccacctAGGcatcacttccaaacatctggtacaCATTTCCGGGGGTAGGGAGTCCagccgtccatccgtccatccagcAGAGATAGAGCCTCAGTTACAAGAACAACACCCATATGGtctagggcagctgtccccaatccccgggccagggaccggtcacggtccatggatcagtcagtaaagggccgcggctcctccccggctgctgcctcaggggctgccctgccactctgccgccagctcacctttggtgctctccggtggctgccatggctagggctccctctaggagtggcactgcacagctactgctggcagtgccccccagtaggtggcgggaagtcaggggcaccagcgggaaagcaagtggagcaggggctcaggcggcggagatgtccctcagcaaaagactacccccccccccggacctcagtaaaattgccaagcattgactggtccctggtgataaaaaggttggggaccactggtctaggcccATCATACCagggagaccccccctcccatgcgtcCCCCAAAGAGCTTAATGGGCTAGCAggcaaaacttgctcaggatctTAGCCTTGGTCCTGGCCTGGCAGGGGCTTGCCAAACACAACAgctccgccaggcctatggctgaagccTGCAGTAACATATGAATGATGCTGACCTCTCCACCGAAGCCTTATTTACACACCACCTAGGGCTGAAAAGATCCTCCCagctcctgtctctctctttcttagtAGGACAAGAACTACCAGATAGGCAACTGAATTTGTTTGAGGTTTTAATGCATTCGAtcatctaatacaggggtagtcaaactgcggccctccagatgtccatgaactacaattcccagaagcccctgccagcattcgctggcaggggcttctgggaattgtagtccatggacatctggagggccgcagtttgactacccctgaatagtTCCTATTTTCCCCACTGTATTTTACCTCGACGTGATTTTACTGCGATCTCATGGATGGACTCTGCCCTGAGTCACATAGGCTAGGGCGGAAAATAaatatcaacaata
Above is a window of Paroedura picta isolate Pp20150507F chromosome 5, Ppicta_v3.0, whole genome shotgun sequence DNA encoding:
- the LOC143837283 gene encoding upstream stimulatory factor 2-like isoform X2, yielding MDMLDPGLDTATASAAAAAAASHEKPQEGEEGVELQEGDGTNADEQTAVAIASVQQAAFTDHNIQYQFRTENNGGQVTYRVVQVTDSQLDGQTDATGAVSVVSTAAFTSGQQAVAQAVIQNPFSNGGSPATDAVSGEARFAYFPASTVGDATAVSVQTTDQSLAQAGGQFYVMMTPQDVLQTGTQRTIAPRTHPYSPKMDGTRTPRDERRRAQHNEVERRRRDKINNWIVQLSKIIPDCNTDNSKTGASKGGILSKACDYIRELRQTNQRMQETFKEAERLQMDNDLLRQQIEELKNENALLRAQLQQHGIEIVGDTPGQ
- the LOC143837283 gene encoding upstream stimulatory factor 2-like isoform X3 codes for the protein MSVLWEKGDGTNADEQTAVAIASVQQAAFTDHNIQYQFRTENNGGQVTYRVVQVTDSQLDGQTDATGAVSVVSTAAFTSGQQAVAQAVIQNPFSNGGSPATDAVSGEARFAYFPASTVGDATAVSVQTTDQSLAQAGGQFYVMMTPQDVLQTGTQRTIAPRTHPYSPKMDGTRTPRDERRRAQHNEVERRRRDKINNWIVQLSKIIPDCNTDNSKTGASKGGILSKACDYIRELRQTNQRMQETFKEAERLQMDNDLLRQQIEELKNENALLRAQLQQHGIEIVGDTPGQ
- the LOC143837283 gene encoding upstream stimulatory factor 2-like isoform X1; this translates as MDMLDPGLDTATASAAAAAAASHEKPQEGEEGVELQEGNRMSLLFPGDGTNADEQTAVAIASVQQAAFTDHNIQYQFRTENNGGQVTYRVVQVTDSQLDGQTDATGAVSVVSTAAFTSGQQAVAQAVIQNPFSNGGSPATDAVSGEARFAYFPASTVGDATAVSVQTTDQSLAQAGGQFYVMMTPQDVLQTGTQRTIAPRTHPYSPKMDGTRTPRDERRRAQHNEVERRRRDKINNWIVQLSKIIPDCNTDNSKTGASKGGILSKACDYIRELRQTNQRMQETFKEAERLQMDNDLLRQQIEELKNENALLRAQLQQHGIEIVGDTPGQ